In Dermacentor variabilis isolate Ectoservices chromosome 11, ASM5094787v1, whole genome shotgun sequence, one genomic interval encodes:
- the LOC142564769 gene encoding calmodulin gives MADQLTEEQIAEFKEAFSLFDKDGDGTITTKELGTVMRSLGQNPTEAELQDMINEVDADGNGTIDFPEFLTMMARKMKDTDSEEEIREAFRVFDKDGNGFISAAELRHVMTNLGEKLTDEEVDEMIREADIDGDGQVNYEEFVTMMTSK, from the exons ATG GCTGACCAACTCACAGAGGAACAGATTGCAG AATTCAAAGAGGCATTCTCGCTGTTTGACAAGGATGGCGACGGCACAATCACAACCAAGGAGCTTGGGACGGTGATGAGGTCACTGGGCCAGAACCCCACGGAAGCGGAGCTTCAGGACATGATCAACGAAGTCGACGCTGATG GCAATGGGACGATTGACTTCCCCGAGTTCCTGACCATGATGGCGCGCAAGATGAAGGACACGGACAGTGAGGAGGAGATCCGTGAAGCGTTCCGGGTCTTTGACAAGGACGGCAACGGGTTCATCTCGGCGGCCGAGCTGCGCCACGTCATGACCAACCTTGGCGAGAAGCTCACCGACGAGGAGGTGGACGAGATGATCCGCGAGGCCGACATCGATGGTGATGGACAGGTCAACTATGAAG AGTTTGTAACGATGATGACTTCGAAGTGA